One Pseudomonas sp. HOU2 genomic window carries:
- a CDS encoding TolC family outer membrane protein — MRLHLFKALPFALAASFVQAQSLPEAMQQALDVHPEIQAGVNSRLAADYQLKAAKGGYLPKVDLLGGYGREGTDSVTTRANGGGNHWETLNRSESSLRLSQMVFDGFATSSEVGRQQATVNSRAYSLLGTSERTALTVAQVYLDVLTRREFVRLAEENLKSHQRIYDQIQLRTQRGVGSGADLDQAEARMAQARNNLITEQTNLADSETNFLSAVGQMPDQLERPAPFMAMMPANLNEARTQMLENSPILRSAESDIAAAEKQYETAKSTFYPRFDAELGRTADNDLDGQNGHNNEWQAMLRMRFNLYSGGSNKADLESKSYLSNQALDIRNNALRQLNEELGLAWNALNNANAQVPIAQQYVDHSTAVRTAYQRQFSLGERTLLDLLDSENELFTASRRLAEIKNIQLFTQYRIKATMGELLKSQGVVAPLASVVQNDVKPKVQLPGMN, encoded by the coding sequence ATGCGTTTGCACTTGTTCAAGGCTCTACCGTTCGCCCTCGCCGCCTCTTTCGTCCAAGCACAATCCTTACCAGAAGCCATGCAGCAGGCACTGGATGTCCATCCGGAAATCCAGGCGGGGGTCAACAGTCGTTTGGCCGCGGATTATCAATTAAAGGCAGCCAAAGGTGGATACCTGCCCAAGGTCGATCTGCTAGGCGGTTATGGCCGTGAGGGCACCGACAGCGTGACCACTCGCGCCAACGGTGGTGGCAACCACTGGGAAACTTTGAACCGTAGCGAGTCAAGTTTACGTCTCTCGCAAATGGTTTTTGACGGTTTTGCCACGTCCAGCGAAGTCGGGCGTCAACAAGCCACCGTCAACTCCCGCGCCTATTCGCTGCTCGGCACTTCCGAGCGCACCGCACTGACCGTCGCCCAGGTCTATCTGGACGTTCTGACCCGCCGCGAATTCGTGCGTCTGGCCGAAGAGAACCTCAAGAGTCACCAACGCATTTACGATCAGATCCAGCTACGCACCCAGCGTGGCGTTGGTAGCGGCGCTGACCTTGATCAGGCTGAAGCGCGGATGGCTCAGGCCCGCAACAACCTGATCACCGAACAGACCAACCTCGCCGACTCCGAGACCAACTTCCTCAGTGCCGTCGGCCAGATGCCTGACCAGTTGGAGCGCCCGGCGCCGTTCATGGCGATGATGCCGGCCAACCTCAATGAAGCCCGTACGCAGATGCTGGAAAACAGCCCGATCCTGCGCTCGGCCGAGTCCGATATCGCCGCTGCCGAAAAGCAGTACGAAACCGCCAAGTCGACCTTTTACCCACGTTTCGACGCCGAGCTGGGTCGCACTGCCGACAACGATCTCGACGGTCAGAACGGCCACAACAACGAATGGCAGGCCATGCTGCGCATGCGCTTCAACCTGTACTCCGGTGGCAGCAACAAGGCTGATCTGGAATCCAAGTCGTACCTGTCGAACCAGGCGCTGGACATCCGCAACAACGCCCTGCGTCAGTTGAACGAAGAGCTTGGTCTGGCCTGGAACGCCCTGAACAACGCCAATGCGCAGGTGCCGATTGCTCAGCAGTACGTTGATCACAGCACCGCCGTGCGTACCGCCTACCAGCGTCAGTTCAGCCTCGGCGAGCGCACCCTGCTCGATTTGCTCGACAGCGAAAACGAGTTGTTCACCGCTTCGCGCCGTTTGGCCGAGATCAAGAACATTCAGTTATTTACTCAATACCGAATCAAGGCGACCATGGGCGAATTGCTCAAAAGCCAGGGAGTGGTCGCACCGTTGGCATCCGTCGTGCAGAACGATGTGAAGCCGAAGGTCCAACTGCCGGGTATGAATTGA
- a CDS encoding type I secretion system permease/ATPase: MESEVSRVQLIHDPRAMHDDPLLDGLLALCMLHQKPASAAMLTTGLPLPKQRLSVELLPRAAARAGLQGRVLQRKLEEIPAIAMPALLLLKDGRSAVLLGWQGDNEARVLLSESDGGESVVSRELLADDYTGKVFFAQPQHKFDVNHGTLIPRARSWFRDTLKRSRWLYADAIAASFLINIIAMAAPLFVMNVYDRVVPNQAEATLWVLALGITGAYIFDLILKSLRSLCLDLAGKKTDLIISATLFERIVGMAMKYRPARVGSFAQNIHEFQSLRDFLASLTLTSLIDLPFTILIFIVIAILGGHLVWIPVLAFPIALLIGYALQKPLVATMERTMALGAERQSSLIETLAGLDAVKVNNAESERQYQWEQTIGTLSRLELRVKMLSGLAMNITLLIQQLAGVIMIVFGVYQIIAGNLSMGGLIACYMLSGRALSPLASLSGLLTRYQQARVTMTSVDQMMELPQERNFEERPLSRKVLQGAIECRQLNFTYPEQQNPALKNINLVIRPGEKIGIIGRSGSGKSSLAKLLVGLYQPDDGALLVDGVDIRQIDVSELRYNIGYVPQDIQLLAGTLRDNLVSGARYVEDELVLQAAELAGVHEFARLHPQGYELQVGERGQNLSGGQRQNVALARALLLNPPILLLDEPTSAMDNTGEERLKQRLAAVVENKTVVLVTHRASLLSLVDRLLVVDRGQILADGPKAAVMEALKKGQISVA; encoded by the coding sequence GTGGAATCAGAAGTCAGTCGAGTTCAACTCATTCATGATCCGCGCGCGATGCACGACGATCCGTTACTGGATGGTCTGCTCGCTCTATGCATGTTGCACCAGAAGCCGGCCAGTGCCGCGATGTTGACCACTGGCCTGCCGCTGCCCAAGCAGCGCCTGAGTGTCGAGTTGCTGCCCCGCGCAGCGGCTCGCGCCGGGCTGCAGGGCCGGGTGCTGCAACGCAAGCTGGAAGAGATTCCGGCGATTGCCATGCCGGCGCTGTTGCTGCTCAAGGATGGCCGCAGTGCTGTTCTGCTCGGCTGGCAAGGTGACAACGAAGCCCGGGTGCTGCTCAGCGAAAGCGATGGCGGCGAATCGGTGGTCAGCCGCGAACTGTTGGCCGACGACTACACCGGCAAAGTGTTCTTCGCTCAGCCGCAGCACAAATTCGACGTCAACCACGGCACGCTGATCCCGCGCGCTCGCTCGTGGTTCCGCGATACCCTCAAGCGTTCGCGCTGGCTGTATGCCGATGCGATCGCCGCGAGTTTCCTGATCAACATCATCGCCATGGCCGCGCCGCTGTTCGTAATGAACGTCTACGACCGCGTGGTGCCGAACCAGGCCGAAGCGACCCTGTGGGTGCTGGCGCTGGGCATCACCGGTGCCTATATCTTCGACCTGATCCTCAAAAGCCTGCGCAGCCTGTGCCTGGATCTGGCCGGCAAGAAAACCGACCTGATCATCTCCGCGACGCTGTTCGAGCGCATCGTCGGCATGGCCATGAAGTACCGCCCGGCGCGGGTCGGCAGCTTCGCGCAGAACATCCATGAGTTTCAGAGCCTGCGCGACTTCCTCGCCTCGTTGACCCTGACCAGCCTGATCGACCTGCCGTTCACCATTCTGATCTTCATCGTCATCGCGATTCTCGGCGGGCATCTGGTGTGGATTCCGGTGCTGGCGTTCCCGATTGCGCTGTTGATCGGCTACGCGTTGCAGAAGCCGTTGGTCGCGACCATGGAACGCACCATGGCCCTCGGCGCCGAGCGGCAGTCGAGCCTGATCGAAACCCTTGCCGGCCTCGATGCGGTCAAGGTCAACAACGCCGAAAGCGAACGTCAGTACCAGTGGGAACAGACCATCGGCACCCTCAGCCGCCTCGAACTGCGGGTGAAAATGCTCTCCGGTCTGGCGATGAACATCACCTTGCTGATCCAGCAACTGGCCGGGGTGATCATGATCGTCTTCGGCGTGTACCAGATCATCGCCGGCAACCTGAGCATGGGCGGCCTGATCGCCTGCTACATGCTCAGCGGTCGTGCGCTGAGTCCGCTGGCGTCGCTGTCCGGGCTGCTGACCCGCTACCAGCAGGCGCGGGTGACCATGACGTCGGTCGATCAGATGATGGAACTGCCGCAGGAGCGCAATTTCGAAGAGCGTCCGCTGAGCCGCAAGGTGTTGCAGGGCGCGATCGAGTGCCGTCAGTTGAACTTCACCTACCCGGAACAGCAGAACCCGGCGCTGAAGAACATTAATCTGGTGATCCGTCCCGGCGAGAAGATCGGCATCATCGGTCGCAGTGGTTCGGGCAAGAGTTCGCTGGCGAAACTGTTGGTGGGCCTGTATCAGCCGGACGACGGCGCGTTGCTGGTGGACGGTGTGGATATCCGCCAGATCGACGTCAGCGAGCTGCGCTACAACATCGGCTACGTGCCGCAGGACATCCAGCTGCTGGCCGGTACCCTGCGTGACAATCTGGTCTCCGGCGCGCGCTATGTCGAAGACGAGCTGGTACTGCAAGCTGCCGAACTGGCCGGCGTCCACGAATTCGCCCGCCTTCACCCGCAAGGTTATGAACTGCAAGTCGGCGAGCGTGGACAGAACCTGTCCGGTGGCCAACGACAGAACGTTGCACTGGCGCGGGCGCTGCTGCTCAATCCGCCGATCCTGCTGCTCGACGAACCGACCAGCGCCATGGACAACACCGGCGAAGAACGCCTCAAGCAACGCCTGGCCGCCGTGGTTGAAAACAAGACCGTGGTGCTGGTGACGCACCGGGCCTCGCTGCTGTCGTTGGTCGACCGCCTGCTGGTGGTCGACCGTGGACAGATTCTCGCCGATGGCCCGAAAGCCGCCGTGATGGAAGCGTTGAAGAAGGGGCAGATCAGTGTTGCTTAA
- a CDS encoding HlyD family type I secretion periplasmic adaptor subunit, with protein sequence MLLKSGVKESIRRYFKGSASLQGQPLPEVNKALIEDAPRVVRLTIWAIIGFFLFLLLWANFAVIDEVTKGDGKAIPSSKIQKIQNLEGGIVSEMFVKEGQIVEAGAPLIRLDDTRFASNVGETEADRLSMLLRVERLSAEVDDRPLNFPEDVLKAVPGQAKSEESLYISRRQQLHDEIGGLQEQLIQRQQELREFSSKQAQYRQQLGLQRQEINMSEPLVAQGAVSPVEVLRLKRAEVETRGQLDATTLAIPRAESAIKEVQRKIDETRGKFRSEALTQLNEARTDLNKAQATGKALEDRVSRTLVTSPVRGIVNKLLVNTIGGVIQPGSDMVEIVPLDDTLLVEAKIRPQDIAFLHPGQEAIVKFTAYDYTIYGGLKAKLEQIGADTITDEDKKTTYYIIKVRTERSHLGTDDKPLLIIPGMVASVDIITGKKSVLSYLLKPIIRARAEALHER encoded by the coding sequence GTGTTGCTTAAGTCGGGTGTCAAAGAGTCGATCCGTCGCTACTTCAAGGGTTCTGCCTCGCTGCAGGGCCAGCCGCTGCCGGAGGTCAACAAGGCGCTGATCGAGGACGCCCCGCGCGTCGTGCGCCTGACCATCTGGGCAATCATCGGCTTCTTCCTGTTCCTGCTGCTGTGGGCCAACTTCGCCGTGATCGACGAAGTGACCAAGGGTGACGGCAAGGCGATTCCGTCGTCGAAAATCCAGAAAATCCAGAACCTTGAGGGCGGGATCGTCTCGGAAATGTTCGTCAAGGAAGGACAGATCGTCGAGGCCGGTGCACCGCTGATTCGTCTGGACGACACGCGATTTGCCTCCAACGTCGGCGAAACCGAGGCCGATCGGCTGTCGATGCTGTTGCGTGTCGAACGCCTGAGCGCCGAGGTCGATGACCGTCCGCTGAACTTCCCGGAAGACGTGCTCAAAGCCGTGCCGGGTCAGGCGAAAAGCGAAGAATCGTTGTACATCAGCCGGCGTCAGCAACTGCACGACGAGATCGGTGGTTTGCAGGAGCAGTTGATCCAGCGTCAGCAAGAGCTGCGCGAGTTCAGCTCCAAGCAGGCGCAATACCGCCAGCAACTGGGCCTGCAACGCCAGGAAATCAACATGTCCGAGCCGCTGGTGGCGCAGGGCGCGGTATCGCCGGTAGAAGTGCTGCGGCTCAAGCGTGCCGAGGTGGAAACCCGTGGTCAGCTCGACGCAACCACGCTGGCAATCCCGCGCGCTGAATCAGCGATCAAGGAAGTCCAGCGCAAGATCGACGAGACGCGCGGCAAATTCCGTAGCGAAGCGCTGACTCAGCTCAATGAAGCCCGTACCGACCTGAACAAGGCCCAGGCCACTGGCAAGGCGTTGGAAGATCGGGTCAGCCGGACGCTGGTCACCTCGCCGGTACGCGGCATCGTCAACAAGTTGCTGGTCAACACCATCGGTGGGGTGATCCAGCCGGGCAGCGACATGGTGGAAATCGTGCCGCTGGATGACACCTTACTGGTCGAAGCCAAGATCCGTCCGCAGGACATTGCCTTCCTGCATCCGGGGCAGGAAGCGATCGTCAAATTCACCGCGTACGACTACACCATTTACGGCGGGCTGAAGGCCAAACTGGAGCAGATCGGTGCCGACACCATCACCGACGAAGACAAGAAAACCACCTACTACATCATCAAGGTGCGCACCGAGCGCAGCCACCTGGGCACAGATGACAAGCCGTTGCTGATCATCCCGGGGATGGTCGCGTCGGTGGATATCATCACCGGCAAGAAATCGGTGTTGAGTTACCTGCTCAAACCGATCATCCGGGCGCGGGCCGAGGCGTTGCACGAGCGTTGA
- a CDS encoding TauD/TfdA family dioxygenase: MSAATATPSAATAAPQSFEIRPFSGAVGAEIIGLDLTRPVNDQDFARIHRAHLDHHVVVFRDQRITPQQQIDFSRRFGVLQIHVLKQFLLANHPEILIVSNIVENGQNIGLGDAGKFWHSDLSYKELPSLGSMLHAQELPSEGGDTLFADMHKAWDNLPEALRKAVEGRSAAHSYTARYSETKFEGNWRPTLTPEQLAQVAEVVHPIVRTHPENGRKALFVSEGFTTRIVGLPEDESKQLLAELYAHSVLPQNIYRHQWQPHDMVFWDNRSLIHLAAGCPAHLRRKLYRTTIQGDAPF; the protein is encoded by the coding sequence ATGTCCGCAGCTACTGCCACCCCAAGCGCCGCGACTGCCGCGCCGCAAAGCTTTGAAATTCGCCCGTTCAGCGGTGCCGTCGGTGCCGAGATCATCGGCCTGGACCTGACCCGGCCGGTCAACGATCAGGACTTCGCGCGCATACATCGTGCGCACCTGGATCACCACGTCGTGGTCTTCCGCGATCAGCGCATCACTCCGCAACAGCAAATCGATTTCAGCCGCCGTTTCGGCGTGTTGCAGATCCACGTGCTCAAGCAGTTCCTGCTGGCCAATCACCCGGAAATCCTCATCGTTTCCAACATCGTCGAGAACGGCCAGAACATCGGCCTCGGCGATGCCGGCAAGTTCTGGCACTCCGACCTTTCCTATAAGGAGCTGCCGAGCCTTGGCTCGATGCTGCATGCCCAGGAGTTGCCGTCCGAGGGCGGCGACACCTTGTTTGCCGACATGCACAAAGCCTGGGACAACCTGCCTGAGGCGCTGCGTAAAGCCGTGGAAGGCCGCTCGGCCGCGCATTCCTACACCGCGCGTTACAGCGAGACCAAATTCGAAGGCAACTGGCGCCCGACCCTGACCCCGGAGCAACTGGCGCAGGTCGCCGAAGTGGTGCACCCGATCGTCCGCACTCATCCAGAAAACGGCCGCAAGGCGTTGTTCGTCAGCGAAGGTTTCACCACGCGCATCGTCGGCCTGCCGGAAGACGAGAGCAAACAACTGCTCGCCGAACTCTATGCCCACAGCGTGCTGCCGCAAAACATCTACCGCCATCAGTGGCAGCCCCACGACATGGTGTTCTGGGACAACCGTTCGCTGATCCACCTAGCCGCCGGCTGCCCTGCGCACCTGCGCCGCAAGCTGTATCGCACGACCATTCAGGGCGACGCGCCTTTCTGA
- a CDS encoding ABC transporter substrate-binding protein — protein MSKRLPFAPLAAAIGLGFSLLAGSLVAPTVAHAEGEIRIAEQFGIVYLLLNVVRDQGLIEKYGKQQGLDIKVDWTQLSGGAAVNDALLSGSIDIAGAGVGPLLTIWDRTHGKQNVKAVASLGNFPYYLVSNNPKVKTIADFTEKDRIAVPAVGVSVQSRFLQYAAAKQWGDKEFNRLDKYTIAVPHPDATAALIAGGTELTGHFSNPPFQDQALQNPNVHVVLNSYDILGPNSPTVLFATEKFRNENPKTYKAFVEALTEAAQFAQNDKGAAADTYIRMTKAKIDRAELLKIIDNPQFEFSVTPKNTYPLAEFLYRVGAIKNKPESWKDYFFQDAKPLQGS, from the coding sequence ATGTCCAAACGTCTTCCATTTGCACCGCTGGCGGCGGCCATCGGCCTGGGTTTCAGCCTGCTTGCCGGCAGCCTGGTGGCGCCAACCGTGGCCCACGCCGAAGGTGAAATCCGCATCGCCGAACAGTTCGGGATCGTCTATTTATTGCTCAATGTGGTGCGCGATCAGGGCCTGATCGAGAAGTACGGCAAGCAGCAAGGCCTCGACATCAAGGTCGACTGGACGCAGCTCTCGGGCGGCGCGGCGGTCAACGATGCGCTGTTGTCCGGTTCCATCGACATTGCCGGCGCCGGGGTCGGCCCGTTGCTGACCATCTGGGATCGCACCCACGGCAAGCAGAACGTCAAGGCCGTGGCCTCGCTCGGCAATTTCCCTTACTACCTGGTGAGCAATAATCCCAAGGTCAAAACCATTGCCGATTTCACCGAGAAGGACCGCATTGCGGTGCCGGCGGTGGGCGTGTCGGTGCAGTCGCGCTTCCTCCAATACGCGGCGGCCAAGCAGTGGGGTGACAAGGAATTCAATCGCCTCGACAAGTACACCATCGCCGTGCCGCACCCGGATGCGACCGCTGCGCTGATTGCCGGCGGCACCGAGCTGACCGGGCATTTCTCCAACCCGCCGTTCCAGGATCAGGCGCTGCAGAACCCGAACGTGCACGTGGTGCTCAACTCCTACGACATCCTCGGCCCGAACTCGCCAACCGTGCTGTTCGCCACCGAGAAATTCCGTAACGAGAATCCGAAAACCTACAAAGCCTTCGTCGAAGCGCTGACCGAGGCCGCGCAATTTGCCCAGAACGATAAGGGCGCGGCGGCGGACACCTACATCCGCATGACCAAGGCCAAGATCGACCGCGCCGAGCTGCTGAAAATCATCGACAACCCGCAATTCGAATTCAGCGTCACGCCGAAAAATACCTACCCACTGGCCGAATTCCTCTACCGCGTCGGTGCGATCAAGAACAAACCGGAATCGTGGAAGGACTATTTCTTCCAGGACGCCAAACCGCTGCAGGGGAGCTGA
- a CDS encoding ABC transporter ATP-binding protein has protein sequence MNAPLQGHAASNPIASTQALLAVDNVSLEYRTPQRVVRATHQVSFEIDPADRFVLLGPSGCGKSTLLKAAAGFIAPSEGEIRLQGQRVDGPGPDRIVVFQEFDQLPPWKTVKQNVMFPLLASRTLNKKDAEARALHYLDKVGLAAFADAYPHTLSGGMKARVAIARALAMQPKILLMDEPFAALDALTRRKMQEELLLLWEEVRFTLLFVTHSIEEALVVGNRILLLSPHPGRVRAEVHSHQYDLQSLGGVAFQESARRIHRLLFDEGQSPETERDHDFNDIRIAY, from the coding sequence ATGAACGCCCCTTTGCAAGGCCACGCGGCCAGCAACCCGATCGCCAGTACGCAAGCGCTGCTGGCGGTGGATAACGTCAGCCTCGAATACCGCACCCCGCAACGGGTGGTGCGCGCCACGCATCAGGTCAGTTTCGAAATCGATCCGGCGGATCGCTTCGTGCTGCTCGGCCCGTCTGGCTGCGGCAAGTCGACTTTGCTCAAGGCGGCCGCTGGTTTCATTGCACCGAGTGAAGGCGAGATTCGCCTGCAAGGTCAGCGGGTCGATGGACCCGGTCCGGACCGGATCGTGGTGTTCCAGGAATTCGATCAACTGCCGCCGTGGAAAACCGTGAAACAGAACGTGATGTTTCCGCTGCTGGCCTCGCGAACCTTGAACAAAAAAGACGCCGAAGCACGTGCACTGCACTATCTGGACAAGGTCGGTCTGGCGGCGTTCGCCGATGCTTATCCCCACACTTTGTCCGGCGGCATGAAGGCGCGGGTGGCGATTGCCCGCGCGCTGGCGATGCAGCCGAAAATCCTCTTGATGGACGAGCCGTTCGCCGCACTGGACGCACTGACCCGGCGCAAGATGCAGGAAGAGTTGCTGCTGCTTTGGGAAGAGGTGCGCTTTACCTTGCTGTTCGTCACCCACTCGATCGAAGAGGCGCTGGTGGTCGGCAACCGCATCCTGCTGCTGTCGCCACATCCGGGGCGGGTGCGTGCTGAAGTGCACAGCCATCAATACGATCTGCAAAGCCTCGGCGGCGTGGCGTTTCAGGAATCGGCGCGGCGCATTCACCGTTTGCTGTTCGATGAAGGGCAGTCGCCGGAAACCGAGCGTGACCATGACTTCAACGACATTCGTATCGCTTATTGA
- a CDS encoding ABC transporter permease, with product MSQPSSVRQEFETVLEPLTSVPLERELPLGQRLWQQGWLRKSVILILLAILWEVIARVQNNDLLLPSFLQTSHALYDGLLSGELLGKVWISLVVLIKGYLIGIVLAFALTTLAVSTQFGRDLLSTLTSMFNPLPAIALLPLALLWFGLGQNSLIFVLVHSVLWALALNTYAGFLGVSETLRMAGRNYGLKGMRFVLFILIPAALPSILAGLKIGWAFAWRTLIAAELVFGATSGKGGLGWYIFQNRNELYTDKVFAGLAVVILIGLLVENLVFDTLERVTVKRWGMQR from the coding sequence ATGAGCCAGCCATCGTCTGTACGTCAAGAGTTTGAAACCGTCCTTGAACCACTGACCAGCGTGCCGCTTGAGCGCGAACTGCCGCTGGGCCAACGCCTGTGGCAACAGGGCTGGTTGCGTAAGAGTGTGATCCTGATTCTGCTGGCGATTCTCTGGGAAGTGATCGCCCGGGTGCAGAACAACGACCTGCTGCTGCCAAGTTTTCTGCAGACGAGTCATGCGCTGTACGACGGTCTGCTCAGTGGTGAGTTGCTGGGCAAGGTGTGGATATCGTTGGTGGTGCTGATCAAGGGTTACCTGATCGGCATCGTGCTGGCGTTCGCCCTGACCACGCTGGCGGTGTCGACGCAGTTTGGCCGGGATCTGCTGAGTACCCTGACCTCGATGTTCAACCCGCTGCCGGCGATTGCCTTGCTGCCGCTGGCCTTGCTCTGGTTCGGGCTGGGGCAGAACAGCCTGATTTTCGTGCTGGTGCATTCGGTGCTGTGGGCGCTGGCGTTGAACACCTACGCCGGTTTTCTCGGTGTCTCGGAAACCCTGCGCATGGCCGGGCGTAACTATGGGCTGAAGGGCATGCGTTTTGTGCTGTTCATCCTGATCCCGGCAGCGCTGCCGTCGATCCTCGCCGGGCTGAAAATCGGCTGGGCGTTTGCCTGGCGCACGCTGATCGCCGCCGAACTGGTGTTCGGTGCGACCAGTGGCAAGGGTGGGTTGGGCTGGTACATCTTCCAGAACCGCAATGAGCTGTACACCGACAAGGTGTTTGCCGGGTTGGCGGTGGTGATCCTGATTGGATTGCTGGTGGAGAATCTGGTGTTCGATACGCTGGAGCGGGTGACGGTGAAGCGTTGGGGCATGCAGCGGTAA
- a CDS encoding LysR family transcriptional regulator → MQLPDMNLLVALDALLDEGSVVGAARRMNLSPAAMSRTLTRIREAIGDPILVRAGRGLVPTPKALELREQVRDVVEQAALLFRSADSVELGTLRRRFSIRANDFFIGVYGGKLFDTLDQQAPHCELRFVPEGDGDDEALREGRIDLSVSNTRPVTPEVKVQNLFSTHFVGLVREDHPLLDGEITAERYAGFSHISMSRRGIARGPIDTALNALGLERRVAVIAPSFHAAMFALPDSDLILPVPKEALLSVRRLGLKLRSFNLPIPLPTLMLTQAWHPRFDKDPAHRWLRETLKACCDETWLAAQP, encoded by the coding sequence ATGCAACTCCCGGACATGAACCTCCTGGTCGCCCTCGACGCCCTGCTCGACGAAGGCAGTGTGGTCGGCGCCGCGCGGCGGATGAACCTCAGCCCCGCCGCCATGAGCCGCACCCTGACGCGCATTCGCGAAGCCATCGGCGACCCGATCCTGGTGCGCGCTGGCCGTGGCCTGGTACCAACCCCCAAAGCCCTCGAATTGCGCGAGCAGGTGCGCGATGTGGTCGAGCAGGCGGCGCTGCTGTTTCGCTCGGCCGACAGTGTGGAACTCGGCACCCTGCGCCGGCGCTTCAGCATCCGCGCCAACGACTTTTTCATCGGCGTGTACGGCGGCAAGCTGTTCGATACCCTCGACCAGCAGGCGCCACACTGCGAGTTGCGCTTCGTCCCCGAGGGCGATGGCGACGACGAAGCGCTGCGCGAAGGACGGATCGATCTGAGTGTCAGCAACACCCGTCCGGTAACCCCGGAAGTCAAAGTGCAGAACCTGTTCTCCACGCATTTCGTCGGTCTGGTGCGTGAGGATCATCCACTGCTCGACGGCGAAATCACTGCCGAGCGCTATGCCGGTTTCTCCCATATCAGCATGTCGCGCCGTGGTATTGCTCGTGGCCCCATCGACACTGCGCTGAATGCACTGGGCCTGGAGCGGCGGGTGGCGGTGATCGCCCCGAGTTTCCACGCGGCGATGTTTGCCTTGCCGGATTCCGACCTGATCCTGCCGGTGCCCAAGGAAGCGTTGCTCAGCGTGCGCCGACTGGGCCTGAAGCTGCGCTCGTTCAATCTGCCGATCCCGTTGCCGACACTGATGCTGACCCAGGCCTGGCACCCGCGCTTCGACAAAGACCCGGCGCACCGCTGGCTGCGCGAAACGCTCAAGGCCTGTTGTGACGAGACGTGGCTGGCCGCGCAACCCTGA